The following coding sequences are from one Lycium ferocissimum isolate CSIRO_LF1 chromosome 3, AGI_CSIRO_Lferr_CH_V1, whole genome shotgun sequence window:
- the LOC132048745 gene encoding 26S proteasome non-ATPase regulatory subunit 13 homolog A-like, translated as MRKGRCGHHEATIREKANLAEDLIFGSKDEGDCSGRRRRQREKGETPDRGKKERHQREGKDLLNYPGTLLWDYLPCHIPILGILRAAMAALQYLESLRNEHPGLSDWHTKLADLYQRKLWHQLSLKLKQFVVLAVFQAGDTPIQLYHNFITDFETNINLLKLAHFAVTISRQYSEKEAAIGYLEGAAEKLLNTKKTRIGEPKVYTKLQIALFKIEQVDQKECKKLLEEGNATLDSMTDVDPSV; from the exons ATGCGGAAAGGGAGATGTGGCCACCATGAAGCAACAATACGTGAGAAAGCTAATTTGGCCGAAGATCTGATATTTGGCAGCAAAGACGAAGGAGACTGCAGCGGCCGAAGAAGAAGACAGAGGGAAAAAGGAGAGACACCAGATAGAGGGAAAAAGGAGAGACACCAGAGAGAGGGAAAG GATCTTTTGAATTATCCAGGAACCTTGCTTTGGGATTACCTGCCATGCCACATCCCAATACTTGGAATACTGAGAGCAGCAATGGCGGCACTACAATACTTGGAATCGCTACGAAATGAGCATCCAGGGCTTTCTGATTGGCACACTAAGCTTGCAGATCTGTACCAACGCAAGCTCTGGCACCAGCTTTCTCTCAAGCTCAAACAGTTCGTCGTTCTCGCTGTTTTCCAGGCCGGTGACACACCGATACAACTGTATCACAATTTCATCACTGATTTTGAGACAAATATCAATCTTCTGAAGCTTGCACATTTCGCCGTAACCATTTCTAGACAATACTCGGAGAAAGAAGCTGCAATAGGTTACCTGGAAGGAGCAGCTGAGAAACTTCTAAATACTAAAAAGACACGCATAGGGGAGCCAAAAGTTTATACTAAGTTGCAGATTGCCCTATTTAAGATTGAGCAAGTGGACCAAAAAGAGTGCAAAAAGCTTTTAGAAGAGGGGAATGCTACACTTGACAGCATGACGGATGTTGACCCCTCTGTTTAA